The window CCTCGCTTCAACACGTTGTACACACAAAAGGGCACCAGCCCGCCGTCCGGCAGGAGCTGGTGGACGCAGCACTTGCGCGCCCGCTTCAGTTCGAAGTTGTGGATGTCCATAAAGGCGTGCACCCCGATCATGGTGATCCGGTCGCGGAGCCCTTCGAGGTCCTCCAGCGAAATCCCACAGCAGGAGGCCAGGCTTTTCAGGGACTCGTCCGTCCCGGGCACGGCCCCGGCCGACCAGAGTCCTTCCAGGGAAGTCTGGGTCAGGGGCGAAAGGTCGGTAATGATCCGGTTCTTGAAGTAGTCCAGGTAGTCGTCCACGTTCACCAGCCGGGGCGCCGTGGTCAGCCGCTCGCCCCCGGTATACACGTAAGTCAAGGCGAAGCAGGTCGGGTAGGGGCAGGGGACCGGCACGAAATCGGCCCGGGTCAGCTCACCCCCGGTCTGCCGCTCCAAACCGTCAAGAATATCGGGGAGAGTAACCCGGTCCAGCGGGTCAAACTCGAGCCGGTGGCGCCCGACCTGGGCCACCGGCTGGAACATCAGGCCGCGGATGCGCACGTTTTGCAGCGCAAAGCGCATCAAGCCGCCCAGTTCACCGTCGTTCACCCCCCGGACCACGGTGGCCGAAAGGACGATCGGAATGCCGCGGGCACTCAAGCGCTCCACGGCCCGGAGCTTGTCGGCCAAAAGGTCGGCCCCCCGGATCCGCCGGTAGACGTCCGCCGACAGCCCGTCGAACTGCAGGTAAACCGACGGCCCAAACTCGGCCAGACGCGCCAGGAAGGCGTCGTCCCGGGCGATGCGCAGCCCGTTGGTGTTCAGCTGCACCAGCCGGATGCCTTTGTCCCGGGCCATCGCCAACAGCTCGAAGAGCTGCGGGTGCAGCGCCGGCTCACCGCCGCTGAACTGGAGCACGTCCGGGTTGCCCTCGCTCTCCCGGTAGACGTCCAGCATCCGGCCCACCTGCTCGACGGTCAAAAAGCCGGACCCCCCGGCGTCGGCCAGACAGGCCGGGCACTTCAAGTCGCACGCCTGCGTCACGTCGATGATTGCCAGGCAGGTATGCTGCTGGTGGTCGGGGCAAAGGCCGCAGTCCTGCGGGCAGCCCTGCTCAACCCGACTATGGAAGCGGCGGGGGAGGGTACCGGGTTTGTTGTATTTCAGGCTGTACCGGTAGTGATCGATGTCGCTCGACGCCAGCGCCTCGGAGTGGCCGTGCTCGGGGCACCACTTGCGCAGGTAAACCCGCCGCCCCCGGACCAGGACGTCGGCGTGCACCAGCCTCCGGCACTCCGGACAAAGGCCCAAACCTACCTCCAGAAATATGTCCTCACGCTCGCGGCCACCGGGAGCCATCATTCCGCTTCCTCCCTTGTTACACCACGACTTCTCCGCAGACTGAGCGACGATGAATCGTCGTGAGGGACTACCCTGAAAATCCCCTCTCCCTCTGGGAGAGGGTCAGGGTGAGGGGTATTTTCATCCTTCCGCTGGTGCCGCTAGAGCGGCATGGTTGTCTTTTAGGAAAGCACCTCGAACGAGCCGGGATCGTCCACCACTCTGCCGATCACGGCTGATTCCCCGGCCCCCGCAGCGCCGCGCAAGGCGGCCAAAAGCGCCTCCGTTTTCTCCGGCCCCACCGCCATCAGCAGCCCGCCGGAAGTCTGGGGGTCGCACAGGACCAGCCGCGTTTCCTCGGGGAGCGCCGGCGCCCACCGGTAGCGCTCACGGGCAAAGCGGTAGTTGCCGTGGACCCCGCCGGCCACCGCCCCGGCCCGCACCAACTCCAAAACTCTGGGAATCACCGGTACCCGGGAAGCCTCCACCTCAACCCCCACCC of the Bacillota bacterium genome contains:
- a CDS encoding radical SAM protein, with amino-acid sequence MMAPGGREREDIFLEVGLGLCPECRRLVHADVLVRGRRVYLRKWCPEHGHSEALASSDIDHYRYSLKYNKPGTLPRRFHSRVEQGCPQDCGLCPDHQQHTCLAIIDVTQACDLKCPACLADAGGSGFLTVEQVGRMLDVYRESEGNPDVLQFSGGEPALHPQLFELLAMARDKGIRLVQLNTNGLRIARDDAFLARLAEFGPSVYLQFDGLSADVYRRIRGADLLADKLRAVERLSARGIPIVLSATVVRGVNDGELGGLMRFALQNVRIRGLMFQPVAQVGRHRLEFDPLDRVTLPDILDGLERQTGGELTRADFVPVPCPYPTCFALTYVYTGGERLTTAPRLVNVDDYLDYFKNRIITDLSPLTQTSLEGLWSAGAVPGTDESLKSLASCCGISLEDLEGLRDRITMIGVHAFMDIHNFELKRARKCCVHQLLPDGGLVPFCVYNVLKRGG